TAGCATAATTTAATTGTATTATACAGTTCTTGTCTTAATCACATTACTACTATTTGTAAGACTtctatactttttaatttctgaggATTATATAATATTTAGAGAAATTATATTCTTTAACATACATTTAGGGAAATTATGTATATTCATAAAATACTATATCTGTTTTAGAGAACCTTTATGCACAAAATTTAATCTCCCTAACCTTTCCCATGACTGTCCATGAGTATAACCCATTATTTTAAGTTAagcttctttttatattcttactACCATGACTTCTATATGCTATACTATGTGGAACATTTATTAAACCCAGAATGCTTAATATTCTATATAGGCCATTATGGGCATTTATGTTCATAGATTGCATATCAGAGCTAATTATTTTCCCATGTCAAAAATGCTAGTAGAATGTCTCAGTTATTGTGTCAATAATTCATCATTACAAATCAAATAAAACATCACTTACTAGAAAGGACTTTTCAACCTTTGAATTAGCCTTAGTTTATCAATAACATACAGtctgtttttttaatcattcaaaaAATACCACAAGTCAGTCAGGGAGTTTTCTATCTATAAGGATCCAAAATTGCacttatgtgaatttttttttttttacttttttctctttttctttctctcgttttttttttttttttaaacaaaggattTACTAGCACTCCataaagaattttcaaatgtttctgaACTTCAAGAACATGGTATTTTATAGAGACTCTCTTAAGAATGAGATATAATGGCTGAAGCAATTGCTGGAAGGCTCAAACTCATTAATTGTAACAAGGCTGTCTGCCTGCACATGATAGCTGGTTACTGTGCAGACAGCTACTAGGAATGATGATCCAAGTTTCTAACAGTGCTGTaagtaatttaaaacatattGCTTCACTGTACAGATGTTTAATAGTGATGTCAACTTTGCATCTGAGAAAGTAAATGATGTGTAGAGGGGTTTGTTTGGAAAAATAGCTACAAGTTTTCATTATCTGCCAGGGGAAAAAGGCTTTAGTAAAATAATTCTTTGATTCTATTACAGTGGTATAAACAGACCTATGTGTTAAGGTGTCTCTATTTTATCCAACTAATTTAGAGAGTAAGACATTGAGCTTGATATGAAATTATCATATTCAATCAACCAAAGTTTACTATATTGTATGACATTGAAGGGTAGAAGCATATCCCACCTCAAAATATGTCACTTTGgcataagaattattttgagctaaaggcacTGAAAACAGTAGATACAAGAAGAGTGAGCATTCAAATATCCTTTTCTTCCTGAAACAAGAGATTAAAAACTCCCATGTGAAAGATGTGTTCCATGTActaggagaaaagaaatatttttcgaCTGGGAATCAAAGCTGAGAGAAAATAAGAATTCTGCAGAGAATAAACAGACtttgttaaaataattcttttttttatgggtTCACTTACTTTAATAACACTACATTTACTATGTTATCACCATGGAATGTAAATTCAGATTAGACAAGAGAATTTCACAAGTACAGCAAAGCATTCTGTGATATACCAAAAGTTTATATAAGGTCTGACCAAACCAGCTTGCTCATCAATAACTTCCATTATAGCCATTTTATTTAGTTGATGAttctttcagagaaaataaacctACTGCAcacatttaaaagtgtttttcatTTACCTTTGTATTAGCACTTAAAacataatttgtttaaaaataacatttaaaattattgtaaTATAACAGCagcaaatggagaaggcaatggtagcccactccaggactcttgcctggaaaatcccatggacggaggagcctcgtgggctgctgtctacggggtcacacagagtcggacacgactgaagcgacttagcagcagcagcagcagcagcaaaatataATTCTGCAATTACAGAAGAGCTAAAAGGGATCTACAATATAAGTTATTCTCAGGTCCACAACTATGATTCTAAAATAAATACTACTTCAAAGTGGCTCTGTCACCAGCTTTTTAGGTTTGGCTTAAAAACACACAGACTTTCAGGGAGGTTGAAAAAATTTGTATTCCATGCTGTGTTCTGAAAGGGTTCCTCAAGAGCAAACCAGCCCTTAAAACAGTACTCagtaatttggggggaaaaaaaaataagaacaaaaaaaaaacaaaaccaaaaacaaacaaacaaaaaaacagtactCAGTCTACAAGAGAGTCAGCAAGTTAAATTAACTGGGGTAAATAGGCTTCCTACATTACATCAAAAGCATATGATATTCTGCAGCAACTGGGAGCATTTTCAGGATTAGCATGTGGTCTTCTTTGGAACTAATTCCAACAGAAGAGTTTAAGAAGGTGGACAGGTACCATTATCAAGTGTATTTAAAAGTGATGTTACTTTTGTGCTGATCTGACTCCCCTGAATGATCTAGCTAGTGAACTAGTCACCGGTAACGTGGTCATTATGCAAATTTAGTATGCAAGAAAGGAAACCAATATTCAAATTACCATGTTCTTGTCTGACCCaaacaatttattttcaacaTAAACATATTAACTTCAATATGAGATGTCTAACTAAGCAAGCTCCACCACCACCAAGACCAAGATAGCATTCCTCTTCTAAGGTTTAGGTTTTGCCCAGAATTCTTGATACAGGAAATAGGCCATTGCGTCATAAAGTCATTGCTGTCACAACAAAGCCTTGGGCTGCCACATGCATGTGGATCAGGTGAATAGACATTTTAGTACTTCCCCTGTTCTTCAATCTGTATAATCCATATGCAACAATTGCCATTCCAACAGGGACAAATGGTGCCTCTCTAGATTTTTGGATGATTTTAGATCCCTGATCTTCATtatatgaagaaatagaaatatctgTGTCGCTTGCCATAGTAATTGAAGAATCTTCAGACAACTACAAGACGTTTCATGTTCCTACTGGCCTCAAactttgttaaaataattatcatCTTCCTTTAACCTTCCCATATATTTCAGTTACTTTTCTACAATTGTCTCTCTTTGTTCAAACTAGTATAAATGTATTTAGATTTTGCCATTTTGGGGggtcttttttcatttccttttaaggGCTCCTCTGTCACAACTTACATAAATATGTATGCTTTTCTCTCGTTAaatctattttttgttgttgttctgtctctcagtcatgtccgactctttgtgatccctgtcatttaccatctcccagagcttgctcaaactcatgtccattgagtcggtgatgtcatccaaccatctcatccattgtcatccgcttctcctacTGTCTTTAGACTTTACCAGTATCGGGGGGTTTTAATCTATTTGttttatgtcaatttaattctcagGCACATCTGGAAAAAGGTTAAAGGGGTTTAACTTCCAAGAGGTTAAAGGCAAAATTTTGTTTCACCTACATCATTAATGAAGACTATATTTGGTATATTTTGTACAAAAACTACTtaggattgaaaaaaaaacacagcatatGCAATCAGCTTTACCACTTTGTAAAGATGAAAATGAGATCTATACATGTGCTCGAGGAAGGCTGAGGAGACAAATGACGCATATATCTTTCAGAGGATAGTATAAATTGAACTGTATGGAAGAACTAAGAGGAGAGGCATGTTTGAAGAGCAAAATGATTGACATATTCTTTATCTTAACCAGTGGAATGAATTCAGTGGATTTCTAAACGTACAGACACTTGCTTTCTGTGTTCTGTGTTTAAGAAAGTTTTGACTATTTATATTAGGTCTGCTGTGTTGATTTCTGATAATACTCATATTTGGCacatcattatttttgttttttcatgttttcagagAAACCAtaacatattttaatgtttatttaaataatatatcagTCTTAAACTATTATTGAGTTTTCATTAGCTTTATCTTCCCTGTTGCTGTAGTCCATCCTGTCCATTTACAATTAATTGAAAATCTGGTTTCATAAGCTTCCAGTGGGCTACCTGGCAAGGGAGGTTCCTTGTTTATACTTTAAATTCCTAGTTTCATCTACAAAGTTTAGAAAAGTACCTGCGAAGATAGAATGATGCAGCCACCAACTCTAAGGCATACTTCGTAATTAAGTTCCTAGAAGCATCTCCTGATTCCAGTCAAGTTGGGATTCCAAAAAGCAAATTGAGTGTCTGCAGTATATACATGATTAGATACTCAGAAAGAAGTGCTACGCCATGGATCACAGAAGGTAGTAAGTGCAGACCAGAGGAGATACCAGTGTTTTATGGCAAGTGAAATACTCATGACACTGCCTCAGCCTCTGAACTTAAATTAGTAATGGTAGTATTACATATGTTTGCCACTGTATGTCTcagttttaaaaaccaaaactgtTCCTCATAATGTTATACAATTTTTATAGTATAATACAGTCTAGCACAATGTTATACAAAAGAGGTTATTTCAATTATGTGTTTATTTCATTAGTATTATACAACTTTTTTCTTGCTAACATATTTCACATTCCTTTATCACTACCGATATTTGGTTTTCTGACAGTCTTGTTGACAATTGTTGAAATAATACTCAATAGGAAAAATATGCTAAGAAAAGCTAAGATTTgaataaaaatagtataaatattcaatagtatatataaagtttttttaaattaaaaaaaagtatatttatttttggctgatcTGTGTCTTGGTTGCTCCGTGAGTTTTCTTCAGTttagtgagcaggggctactctctgcttgtggtgtgtgggcttctcattgctgtggcttctcttgtagagcacaggctctgggcccgCAGGTTTTAGTAGCTGTAGCTCAAGGGTTCTAGAGCATCGGCTCAGTTGTGGCGCACTGGCTTAGCCACCCtgcaggcatgtggaatcttacagCAGGGATCCAATCCATGTCCTCTCAACTGGCAGGctaattcttaaccactggactaccatggAAGTCctaactttaaaaaagattatcaGTGAATTCCTTGTGACAAGCTAAATGTTGAACAATGGTACATGAAAAAGCTACTTTATAAAATTAAGAGGGTTCTAAAGAGGGTAAAGTGTACTCCTACAAAAGAGAGGCAATTCTGAAAGAGTTTGGTAGTCCATTATGattaaaatatccagaatatatggaAGCCAGAGACACAGTTTTAATGAAAGTGAGTATCaggaagtaaaatataaattttcacaTCTGAATTTTCATACCAAACTCTGCTTCAAGGGAACATGACCTAAGATAAGCATCAagaatatcttaattttataGCTAAGGAGGTGATGGTATTACTTGTACTTTGATAGCTGTATTCTGTTCATATTTTAGTTCTAATCTGTTAGTCTCCAAGCTTCCCTTTGAGATGGACTGGGGCTTTTAATAAGAAACGTACCTAAAATAAACTCTGTTAATGGATTTGCTATAGGGCTTTCTAAACTCATGCTTTTATTAAAGATAATTAAGAACTATTAtccataaatgtaaatatttaacatattatgACTAGTGAAATATTACTGAAAGTATATCTTTAGTTTTCATGGCcacagtgggttttttttttttttaaccagaaaaatGGGTTCATTTGGGAAAGTATTTCAATTTGGGACAAGCAGGCTATAGAAAAAGCCATAGGCAAGTCCATCAAAGAGGAActttattttatagagaaaaggaggaagttgGAAAAGCTTGTTTTGAGTAAGTCTCTTGGAGGAAAGCAAGAATTCTAGGTGATGATGGGTTCTCACTGGCTCATTTACTGGGGTAGTTGACACACAGTGTGTTGAGAGTAGAAATTTTCATTCACTTAATGTTTTCTTTGGCTGCAACTTGCATGTGAGTTTGTATTTATTATCTCATGAAA
This genomic window from Cervus canadensis isolate Bull #8, Minnesota chromosome 4, ASM1932006v1, whole genome shotgun sequence contains:
- the LOC122439208 gene encoding HIG1 domain family member 1A, mitochondrial-like, whose protein sequence is MASDTDISISSYNEDQGSKIIQKSREAPFVPVGMAIVAYGLYRLKNRGSTKMSIHLIHMHVAAQGFVVTAMTL